One window of Nitrososphaerota archaeon genomic DNA carries:
- a CDS encoding DUF438 domain-containing protein, with translation MVASKIDHLTEILKRLDAGEDPSKVKNEAKTFLSSITETDLVEAEQQLMQSNTPPEQIRHLCSVHMEMLGDEQNLLKTSLGQGHVITTLMTEHEVILSFLDSLEMVNRSIQTTGGSSEDLKQLQNIAEHLLGAEPHHQREEQVLFPELEIRGFFGPPQVMRMEHETLRRYKREIKQIAENSDIHDPKVKAKLDQTSKTLIVKLRDHIFKENSILYPTALQFIKEETWNKLKIQCDQVGYCCFTPNP, from the coding sequence TTGGTTGCAAGTAAGATAGACCATCTGACCGAGATATTGAAGCGGCTTGACGCGGGGGAAGATCCATCTAAGGTGAAGAACGAGGCGAAGACCTTCCTCAGCTCAATAACGGAGACTGACCTAGTAGAGGCTGAGCAGCAGCTTATGCAATCAAATACCCCACCGGAGCAAATTCGACATCTCTGCTCGGTTCACATGGAGATGCTTGGTGATGAGCAGAATCTATTGAAGACAAGCCTCGGCCAAGGCCACGTTATCACCACGTTGATGACTGAGCATGAAGTCATCCTCAGCTTCCTAGACAGCCTAGAGATGGTGAACAGATCTATCCAGACAACCGGCGGCAGCAGCGAAGATCTTAAGCAGCTTCAAAACATAGCTGAGCATCTGCTAGGAGCAGAGCCGCATCACCAGAGAGAAGAGCAGGTTCTATTCCCGGAGCTAGAGATAAGAGGCTTCTTCGGCCCACCACAGGTGATGCGAATGGAGCATGAGACTCTGCGAAGATACAAGAGGGAAATCAAGCAGATAGCTGAGAATTCCGACATCCATGATCCTAAAGTCAAGGCGAAGCTGGATCAAACCTCGAAGACCCTGATCGTGAAGTTGAGAGACCACATCTTCAAAGAGAACAGCATCCTCTACCCAACAGCTCTACAATTCATCAAAGAAGAAACATGGAACAAGTTGAAGATACAGTGCGACCAAGTAGGATACTGCTGCTTCACCCCGAATCCCTAG
- a CDS encoding helix-turn-helix domain-containing protein: MSESPGSSPYNISIEIVNERCKVLALLKDLGINEFRMMDVRGSEKGVTCHLVKMSSRQIEKIPKDNFTKKHSDYPDEDLAWFDTDGCDVCNTIVSNGSFLVSGRDIQNQTFIYTFIAPNFEAYRSIISGLESKGLKPKVLKIERYEAKGRILTEKQERVLWLALKMGFFDYPRKINSVEFAKKVGVEPSTLSEITRRGMRRLLEHYFESQ; encoded by the coding sequence TTGTCGGAAAGCCCTGGGTCCAGCCCGTATAACATATCAATTGAGATAGTGAATGAGCGATGCAAAGTTTTGGCGCTACTAAAAGATCTAGGGATCAATGAGTTTCGAATGATGGATGTCAGAGGCTCTGAAAAGGGAGTAACGTGTCACCTCGTAAAAATGTCCTCTAGACAGATTGAAAAGATACCTAAAGACAACTTCACCAAGAAACACAGCGATTATCCGGACGAGGATCTAGCATGGTTCGACACAGACGGCTGCGATGTCTGCAACACAATTGTCTCCAACGGCTCCTTCCTAGTCTCAGGCAGGGATATCCAAAACCAAACCTTCATCTACACATTCATCGCACCAAACTTCGAAGCCTACAGATCAATCATCTCCGGATTAGAGTCAAAAGGATTGAAGCCGAAGGTGTTGAAGATCGAGCGATACGAAGCTAAAGGTAGAATCTTAACCGAGAAGCAGGAGCGGGTACTGTGGCTTGCGTTAAAGATGGGCTTCTTCGACTACCCGCGAAAAATCAACTCGGTCGAATTCGCTAAAAAAGTAGGAGTCGAACCTTCAACTTTATCCGAGATCACCAGACGAGGAATGCGGCGGCTACTAGAACATTACTTTGAGTCACAGTAA
- a CDS encoding ribbon-helix-helix protein, CopG family, whose product MNGEKVIERVTISLPTDLLLTLDEISRNLGHRSRSETLRTAARDYIAENRWSEEEGWRVGVIMLQYNHHQSKVIQQINRLRGEMRHLIRSSLSLAVSKDDTMEIIAVQGEADRIKKLIEEARKIRRVKTIRWSLTPCGRSIP is encoded by the coding sequence ATGAACGGAGAAAAGGTGATTGAGCGAGTCACCATTTCACTACCTACGGATCTTCTGTTGACCCTTGACGAAATCAGCCGCAATCTAGGGCACAGAAGTCGGTCAGAGACGCTACGGACTGCAGCACGCGACTATATTGCAGAGAACAGGTGGAGCGAAGAAGAAGGTTGGCGAGTCGGCGTCATAATGCTACAGTACAATCACCATCAGTCTAAAGTGATACAGCAGATTAACCGTCTCCGAGGAGAAATGAGGCACCTGATACGTTCGTCACTCAGCTTAGCCGTATCTAAAGATGACACTATGGAGATTATTGCAGTTCAAGGCGAAGCCGACAGAATTAAGAAGTTGATTGAGGAAGCAAGAAAAATCCGGCGAGTAAAAACAATCCGTTGGTCACTCACACCCTGCGGTCGATCAATCCCGTAA
- a CDS encoding mechanosensitive ion channel family protein, with the protein MAPPEYSRDGFKRSVVELILFILLYTVTIAFVSYLLNTVFPSVSITPLPQYVIYVNILVTLALGYLIASTFSDIVYWSIRRRYDYPTAMAVKNLIKLLAVGAMVSAIAGGVAGGAAGVSLAGFLALVVGFASQQVSGQIVAGFFLLLVRPFRVGDPVKVVDEEGIVSEVGILFTTIVKADGVRTLIPNGMLVNAKIYLRPKAKT; encoded by the coding sequence ATGGCTCCTCCGGAATACTCCAGAGACGGCTTCAAAAGATCCGTCGTGGAGCTCATCCTTTTCATCCTACTCTATACTGTGACAATCGCGTTCGTATCCTATCTGCTCAATACCGTTTTCCCATCTGTAAGCATTACTCCGCTGCCGCAATACGTGATATACGTCAACATCCTTGTGACGCTGGCGTTAGGCTACCTGATAGCCTCAACCTTCTCAGATATAGTTTACTGGAGCATACGGCGAAGATACGATTACCCGACAGCAATGGCTGTAAAGAACCTGATTAAGCTATTAGCGGTCGGGGCAATGGTCTCTGCGATTGCAGGAGGAGTCGCTGGAGGCGCAGCTGGGGTATCACTGGCCGGTTTCCTCGCCTTGGTGGTAGGTTTTGCATCTCAACAGGTGTCTGGGCAAATCGTCGCCGGCTTCTTCCTGCTGCTGGTAAGGCCCTTCAGGGTAGGCGATCCGGTGAAGGTGGTCGATGAAGAAGGAATAGTCTCAGAAGTAGGGATACTGTTCACAACAATTGTGAAAGCGGATGGTGTCAGGACACTTATCCCCAACGGTATGCTAGTAAACGCGAAGATATACCTGAGGCCAAAAGCAAAGACCTAG
- a CDS encoding ECF transporter S component codes for MKKVHNNAARFRLPELSISKTRLIALIALLSALTNALMPLSIPITLLGVTTRIHVIQIPILTAALGVGPIAGGLVGLIGATSMVYSVTPPNPFIILYNGLLGFSAGLFYLLLRRRPLHILVSQLAAVVGAYLIQVPFVWLLNTRVVGIPLPIAQIILVALLLEDIASTLIVHPILYRTNLVERAKNTTASQKISPTSSTTDEK; via the coding sequence ATGAAAAAAGTTCATAACAATGCTGCCCGATTCCGCCTACCTGAACTGTCAATCAGCAAAACTAGGCTAATCGCATTAATTGCACTGCTTTCAGCGCTCACAAACGCACTGATGCCGCTATCCATTCCTATCACACTGCTCGGTGTAACCACCCGGATCCACGTTATCCAGATCCCAATACTAACCGCCGCGCTAGGAGTCGGGCCGATCGCGGGGGGGCTTGTTGGACTAATCGGGGCCACAAGTATGGTTTACTCAGTGACCCCTCCAAACCCCTTCATAATCCTCTACAACGGACTGCTCGGCTTTTCAGCAGGACTATTCTACTTACTGCTTAGACGAAGGCCTCTACATATACTTGTAAGCCAACTGGCGGCGGTAGTGGGCGCGTACCTTATCCAGGTGCCTTTTGTCTGGCTCCTCAACACGAGAGTAGTGGGAATACCGTTACCAATCGCCCAGATAATCTTGGTGGCACTCTTACTAGAAGACATCGCATCTACCCTAATCGTGCACCCTATCCTGTACCGAACTAACCTCGTAGAGCGAGCTAAAAACACCACTGCTTCACAAAAGATATCTCCCACCTCCTCTACCACAGATGAAAAGTGA
- a CDS encoding MBL fold metallo-hydrolase, with the protein MEVSVLGAAQQVGRSAFLVKGEKTRVLLDFGVLVGREPAFPIHVKPKDVDGIVLTHSHLDHSGATPLFFLGNGVEMHSTSLTLELSRLLIEDFIQLSGFYLPFEYLDLMNMMKRAQGFKTGDESQMGEFTVKFLDAGHIPGSSIVRLDNGKKSVLYTGDFKIDETNLQRGADTDWDETDIIITESTYATADHPPREKVEDEFVAFLKEIVEQGGTALVPAFAVGRAQEMACVLRKKNFPYPVAMDGMALKTNDVLLRHQEFLKDPDLYKKSIGSVDMMTSWSQRRRVVKQPGVIIAPAGMLVGGSAVFYNNEIARGPKNAICIVSFQVPGTPGRTLLEKGITLINGKPRKVKSQVKRFDFSSHSGRSSLLDLFKKIKGSPKVLTVHGEAESCIKFSEDLKQLGLESYAPEAGSTYKA; encoded by the coding sequence ATGGAAGTTTCTGTTCTAGGTGCCGCACAACAGGTCGGCAGGTCAGCTTTTCTGGTTAAAGGAGAAAAAACGCGTGTACTTTTGGACTTCGGGGTGCTCGTTGGAAGAGAACCTGCGTTTCCAATTCACGTGAAACCGAAGGATGTAGATGGGATAGTCCTCACACATTCACACCTTGATCATTCAGGTGCTACGCCGCTATTCTTTCTCGGAAACGGGGTGGAGATGCACTCCACGAGCCTAACTCTTGAGCTAAGTCGCCTATTAATCGAGGACTTTATTCAGCTATCAGGGTTCTACCTCCCCTTTGAGTATCTCGATCTAATGAACATGATGAAGAGAGCGCAGGGCTTCAAGACCGGAGACGAGTCTCAGATGGGTGAGTTCACCGTCAAATTCCTTGACGCGGGCCACATACCCGGCTCTTCGATTGTTCGACTCGATAACGGCAAGAAGAGCGTGCTTTACACAGGTGATTTCAAGATCGACGAAACCAATCTCCAGCGCGGAGCTGACACTGATTGGGACGAAACTGACATAATCATCACGGAGAGCACCTACGCGACCGCTGATCATCCGCCGCGTGAAAAGGTTGAGGATGAGTTCGTTGCATTCTTGAAAGAGATTGTTGAGCAGGGAGGAACCGCCCTTGTCCCAGCATTCGCTGTAGGAAGAGCTCAGGAAATGGCATGTGTTCTCAGAAAGAAGAACTTTCCCTACCCTGTTGCAATGGATGGAATGGCCCTTAAGACAAACGATGTGCTGCTGAGACACCAAGAATTCCTGAAAGATCCCGATTTATACAAGAAGAGCATAGGAAGCGTCGATATGATGACAAGCTGGAGCCAACGTAGACGCGTAGTGAAGCAGCCGGGCGTAATAATTGCTCCAGCAGGGATGCTTGTAGGTGGTTCAGCCGTCTTCTACAACAACGAGATCGCCCGTGGACCTAAAAACGCGATATGTATAGTATCGTTCCAGGTCCCCGGAACCCCCGGTCGAACGCTTCTTGAGAAAGGAATAACATTGATCAACGGCAAGCCGCGGAAAGTCAAATCCCAAGTGAAACGCTTCGACTTTTCTTCGCACAGCGGCCGAAGCTCACTGCTAGACCTCTTCAAGAAGATCAAAGGCAGCCCAAAGGTACTTACAGTCCACGGTGAAGCCGAATCCTGCATAAAATTCTCGGAGGATTTGAAGCAGCTAGGCCTTGAGAGCTACGCACCTGAAGCTGGATCTACATACAAAGCCTAA
- a CDS encoding PAC2 family protein, with amino-acid sequence MVLKIIPESVGFKDYSLITGFHGIGATGYWTVKYLIQKLKAERIAFVDSNIIAPITSTEEGRITTPCEFFKKDNLIFFKVEAPPYKPEDMEFFRDLADFVIRAGFKEAALIGGLDSRLRRDNSTFRLVKTSAYKAEKDLVNAPILEEGQIIVGPVSVLLNRFEAYSFPAYSILSYASAERVDPRAAAAAINILSKHFGFEVDLQPLLKGAEVLESEIEKHEAHLRRQSENIYT; translated from the coding sequence ATGGTACTCAAGATAATTCCCGAGTCCGTGGGCTTTAAAGATTATTCCTTAATCACAGGATTTCACGGAATAGGTGCAACTGGTTACTGGACGGTAAAATACCTCATCCAGAAGCTTAAAGCCGAGCGCATAGCGTTCGTAGACTCAAACATCATCGCACCTATTACCTCGACCGAAGAGGGCCGCATCACCACACCCTGTGAATTCTTCAAAAAAGACAACCTCATCTTCTTCAAAGTTGAAGCACCGCCCTACAAACCGGAGGACATGGAGTTCTTCAGGGATCTAGCCGACTTTGTGATTAGAGCAGGCTTCAAGGAAGCGGCGTTGATCGGAGGATTAGACTCACGACTAAGACGAGACAACAGCACCTTCCGTCTCGTCAAGACTTCTGCATACAAAGCGGAGAAAGATCTAGTAAACGCTCCCATCCTCGAAGAAGGCCAGATCATCGTCGGGCCAGTCTCGGTCCTACTCAACAGGTTTGAAGCGTACAGCTTCCCAGCTTACTCGATACTCTCATACGCCTCAGCTGAACGAGTTGATCCACGTGCAGCTGCAGCAGCAATAAACATACTGTCGAAACACTTCGGTTTCGAAGTCGATCTCCAACCTCTGCTAAAGGGTGCCGAGGTGCTGGAGTCTGAGATAGAGAAGCATGAAGCGCATCTGCGAAGACAAAGCGAAAACATCTACACTTAA
- the tgtA gene encoding tRNA guanosine(15) transglycosylase TgtA: MESKGEYNNVFEVKATDLAGRIGRLRTKSGVVETPALLPVIHPLYQTVPPDYIRKIGFSAVMTNAYIAMKSGGEAVRKNGIHRTIGFDGTVMTDSGGYQVLEYGDVDVSPESMAHFEEEIGSDIAVVLDKPTGSQTARWYAEETVEETLRRDKRTLAVKSRRDMLWTGPVQGGIHVDLVEQSARETGKMGFDVYALGSPTVVMEAYKFRLLASMIVAAKKNLPMEQPFHLFGAGHPLTIPLAVALGCDLFDSASYMLYAREDRYLTDTGTVKLKDLSYLSCACPVCTSTSLDELRRLPDHKRCDSIAVHNLYLLKKSVDECKEAIREGRLWEHLGSKARCHPRLWEAFQSLTQYRDLLEDGTALYQSKGVFFIDAADENRPQVIRHRHRLVNDVEFRKPMLLLLPEPDVRPSVKSQLYSSIMKALGEASRGVQVCFLIHPYGLVPVEISDIYPLAQYESAIRSDAVTPSPGVVEEIRKVVGQNGFSRVVVYVNDVYSRAVAEGLKGVIDVRVVDTADNPAEAAVSALRDSSTC, encoded by the coding sequence ATGGAGTCTAAAGGTGAGTATAACAACGTGTTTGAGGTCAAGGCTACCGATTTAGCTGGGAGGATTGGGCGGCTAAGAACCAAGAGCGGCGTAGTCGAGACTCCGGCACTGTTACCGGTTATTCACCCTCTTTACCAAACGGTGCCACCCGATTATATTCGCAAAATCGGTTTCTCAGCAGTTATGACTAACGCTTACATCGCGATGAAGAGCGGAGGCGAGGCGGTAAGGAAAAACGGGATACATCGAACGATAGGTTTTGACGGCACAGTAATGACCGACTCAGGCGGCTATCAGGTCTTGGAGTATGGTGACGTGGATGTTTCTCCGGAGTCTATGGCTCACTTTGAGGAAGAGATAGGCTCAGATATAGCGGTAGTGCTTGACAAACCCACCGGATCACAGACAGCGCGGTGGTACGCTGAGGAGACCGTTGAGGAAACGCTCCGGCGAGATAAAAGGACGCTGGCTGTGAAGAGTCGGCGCGACATGCTCTGGACTGGACCGGTTCAAGGTGGTATTCATGTTGATTTGGTTGAGCAGTCCGCTAGGGAGACAGGTAAGATGGGTTTTGATGTGTATGCTCTGGGCAGCCCAACCGTAGTAATGGAGGCCTATAAGTTCCGGCTATTGGCCTCGATGATTGTTGCAGCTAAGAAGAATCTGCCGATGGAACAGCCGTTCCATCTTTTCGGTGCAGGCCACCCGCTTACCATACCATTAGCTGTTGCGCTTGGCTGCGACCTGTTCGACTCCGCTTCATACATGCTTTACGCTCGTGAAGACAGGTATCTTACTGACACGGGGACGGTTAAGCTGAAGGATCTCTCCTATCTGAGCTGCGCTTGCCCAGTCTGCACATCAACATCACTGGATGAGTTGAGGAGGCTGCCTGACCATAAGCGGTGTGATAGCATAGCGGTGCACAACCTCTACCTGCTGAAGAAGTCGGTCGATGAGTGCAAGGAGGCCATTAGGGAGGGCAGGTTGTGGGAGCATCTAGGATCAAAGGCAAGGTGCCACCCTAGGCTATGGGAGGCTTTCCAGAGCTTAACGCAATACCGCGATTTGCTTGAAGATGGGACAGCGCTCTACCAGTCCAAAGGAGTATTCTTCATTGATGCAGCTGATGAGAATCGGCCGCAGGTTATACGCCACCGTCATAGACTTGTTAATGATGTTGAGTTTCGGAAGCCGATGCTGCTTCTGCTTCCTGAGCCGGATGTCAGACCATCCGTTAAATCTCAATTGTACTCTTCTATTATGAAGGCGCTGGGTGAGGCGTCTCGGGGGGTTCAGGTCTGCTTCCTAATTCATCCTTACGGCTTGGTTCCAGTTGAGATTTCAGACATCTATCCGTTGGCGCAGTATGAGAGTGCTATTCGGTCAGACGCTGTAACGCCTTCACCCGGAGTCGTCGAGGAGATTAGGAAGGTTGTTGGGCAAAATGGTTTTTCGCGTGTTGTGGTTTATGTGAATGACGTTTACTCTAGAGCGGTAGCTGAGGGTTTGAAAGGCGTTATTGATGTTCGCGTCGTCGATACAGCGGATAATCCTGCTGAGGCCGCGGTTTCAGCGCTTCGAGACAGCAGCACCTGTTAA
- a CDS encoding Lsm family RNA-binding protein, translating into MSSAVFRKFSDEMVSIVGRRVEVETSEGKKYQGNLKGIDEKLNLILDDLFGAGDKVFKVVINGTFVKEIRLVEQPFDLKALAERLSRVFPGLVKVREDIGAIIVMDKIKVTENGVVEGGGLAADRVKAVYNEFVKEK; encoded by the coding sequence TTGTCTTCAGCTGTCTTTCGAAAATTTAGTGATGAAATGGTCTCTATTGTCGGTAGGAGAGTTGAGGTTGAGACCTCTGAAGGTAAGAAGTATCAAGGGAACCTAAAAGGCATTGATGAGAAACTGAATCTTATACTTGACGATCTCTTCGGCGCAGGTGACAAGGTGTTCAAGGTAGTGATCAACGGAACCTTCGTTAAAGAGATACGGCTTGTTGAGCAGCCCTTTGATCTAAAGGCTCTTGCTGAACGGTTAAGCCGAGTATTCCCAGGCCTCGTCAAGGTAAGAGAGGACATCGGAGCAATCATAGTCATGGATAAAATCAAGGTCACCGAGAACGGCGTAGTCGAAGGAGGCGGGCTCGCGGCTGACCGAGTTAAAGCGGTCTACAACGAATTCGTCAAAGAAAAGTAG
- a CDS encoding exonuclease, with product MKAPMTITSSNGITIEYDGRKISLDPDRVGKADFTFISHAHIDHMKGIGSTGSILATKETALLAAKRGVTINIAEQMPNNLKMIESGHILGSRGLLIGDDVYYTGDFALKSRSFMRGCQPVKCGTLIMESTFGKRNYVFPPVEETMRRVNELIADLFSRGIPVVLMGYTLGKAQILSDLFSSWDPIYLHKSIFEINQAYIDLGVKLRSDLQPFDEAAEEGQLGRKPWILIAPMNGGSRQIMARLKQRYGAVSVAFSGWSVEPRYKYMRGVDHAFTLSDHCDFNDLVEMVRQCDPYKVYTVHGFADEFAAHLRTLGYNARPLKSDQTFLSEYPSED from the coding sequence TTGAAGGCTCCGATGACAATTACTTCAAGCAACGGTATCACCATCGAGTATGACGGTCGGAAAATCAGCTTAGATCCGGATAGAGTAGGTAAGGCTGATTTCACCTTCATATCTCACGCTCATATCGACCATATGAAGGGCATAGGCTCCACAGGAAGTATTCTTGCAACCAAGGAGACGGCACTCCTAGCTGCTAAGCGAGGCGTCACAATCAACATTGCAGAGCAGATGCCTAACAATCTCAAGATGATAGAGTCGGGCCATATTCTCGGTTCACGAGGCCTTCTGATAGGCGACGATGTGTATTACACGGGCGACTTTGCGTTAAAGTCGCGAAGCTTCATGCGGGGATGCCAACCAGTTAAATGTGGTACTCTGATTATGGAGAGCACCTTCGGGAAGCGCAACTATGTTTTCCCACCAGTTGAAGAGACAATGCGGCGAGTTAACGAGCTGATAGCTGATTTGTTTTCAAGGGGGATACCTGTTGTTTTAATGGGTTACACACTCGGGAAGGCGCAGATCCTCTCCGATCTCTTCTCAAGCTGGGATCCAATCTATCTCCACAAATCCATCTTCGAGATAAACCAAGCATACATAGATCTAGGAGTCAAGCTGCGAAGCGATCTGCAACCCTTCGACGAGGCTGCGGAGGAGGGGCAGTTGGGAAGAAAGCCGTGGATTCTGATTGCGCCGATGAACGGCGGAAGCCGGCAGATAATGGCTAGGTTAAAGCAGAGGTACGGCGCCGTCTCGGTTGCCTTCTCAGGTTGGAGCGTCGAACCGCGTTACAAGTACATGCGAGGCGTAGACCACGCCTTCACCCTGAGTGATCACTGCGACTTTAACGATCTTGTCGAGATGGTTCGACAGTGCGATCCGTACAAGGTATACACGGTTCACGGCTTCGCCGATGAGTTCGCAGCTCATCTGAGAACGCTGGGTTATAATGCTAGACCGTTGAAGAGTGATCAGACATTCCTATCTGAGTATCCTTCTGAAGATTAA
- a CDS encoding redox-regulated ATPase YchF codes for MTIKIGLIGKTNTGKTTFFNSATLKAAEVSNYPFTTKSPNIGIAQTATICVHKELNVKDNPINSQCIDGWRAIPVEIIDLPGLIKGAWTGKGLGNQFLSVAAQSDALLHIVDASGGIDAEGRITEPGAGDPVADLGDIEEEMVMWYVKLIEGNRDRIIRGLHADHTITTGMMEVLAGIGVNPSHIQMALDETKLNEEDFPNWNADSLKQFAWILRDISKPTLIVANKMDLEGSAENFKRIREQYNDMIVVPASAEAELTLRLAEQKHLIRYLPGQERFDVLDQTNLSEKQRWALSYIRQAVLGEYMRTGVQFAINVAVFKLLKMNTVYPVQNPEKLSDKRGNILPDVYLLPAGSTVTDLAKEVHSDLARGLLYAIDARTGLQLPTNYQIKDRDVLSIVSAARKKTQT; via the coding sequence ATGACCATCAAAATCGGCTTAATCGGTAAAACGAACACCGGCAAGACGACATTCTTCAACTCAGCCACATTAAAAGCAGCTGAGGTGTCCAACTACCCGTTCACCACCAAAAGCCCAAACATAGGCATCGCTCAAACAGCAACCATATGCGTCCACAAGGAGCTCAATGTCAAAGACAACCCCATAAACTCCCAATGCATAGACGGCTGGAGAGCCATTCCAGTCGAAATCATAGATCTACCCGGACTCATCAAAGGCGCATGGACTGGCAAAGGCTTGGGAAACCAGTTCCTCTCAGTCGCAGCTCAATCAGACGCCCTCCTACACATAGTTGACGCATCAGGCGGCATAGACGCCGAAGGCCGAATAACCGAGCCGGGAGCCGGAGACCCAGTAGCAGACCTCGGAGACATCGAGGAGGAGATGGTCATGTGGTACGTCAAACTCATCGAAGGCAACCGAGATCGCATCATACGAGGACTACACGCAGACCACACCATAACAACCGGCATGATGGAAGTCCTAGCCGGCATCGGAGTAAACCCAAGTCACATCCAGATGGCCCTAGATGAAACCAAGCTCAACGAAGAGGACTTTCCCAACTGGAACGCAGACTCACTGAAACAGTTCGCCTGGATCCTCCGTGACATCTCAAAACCAACGCTAATCGTAGCGAACAAAATGGATCTCGAAGGCTCAGCTGAGAACTTCAAACGCATCAGAGAGCAGTACAATGACATGATCGTAGTACCTGCAAGCGCAGAAGCGGAGCTAACTCTAAGGCTCGCAGAACAGAAACACCTAATCAGATACCTACCCGGACAAGAACGTTTCGACGTCCTAGATCAAACAAACTTAAGCGAAAAACAGCGATGGGCACTATCCTACATCCGGCAAGCAGTACTAGGGGAATACATGCGAACAGGAGTACAATTCGCAATAAACGTAGCAGTATTCAAACTCCTAAAAATGAACACAGTCTACCCCGTCCAAAACCCTGAGAAACTCTCAGACAAACGAGGAAACATTCTACCCGACGTATACCTACTCCCAGCAGGCTCAACAGTCACAGACCTAGCCAAAGAAGTACACAGCGACCTAGCAAGAGGACTACTCTACGCCATCGACGCAAGAACCGGCCTACAGCTACCAACCAACTACCAAATCAAAGACAGAGACGTACTCTCAATAGTATCTGCAGCACGAAAGAAAACCCAAACATAG
- a CDS encoding deoxyhypusine synthase family protein translates to MSIKKHSQKKKEEHAARTPDKSGNDLLTTPVKHYNHRQVSNTAELIESFQGTAFQSRNLARCLDVMLDMLQDKDRPTVFLALAGAMVPGGLRQTIRDMIDINIVDVLVSTGANLYHDLHEAMGFHHYLAQTEVPDVELAKMRIDRIFDVYASDREFNHSDLFIKKFADSLNPRRYSTREFLYLLGSKLKDENSVLKTAAKKNVPVFCPAIADSSIGMSLTWHTQERRDAGREPIVIDTIQDNLEILKVKMAAKKTAAIHIGGGVPKNYIQQITPMAGIMGLETPPHAYGIAITTDDPKWGGLSGCTFKESQSWGKYTGDAHFSTVYMDATIGLPLLFKAAVERKATWYNREPLQIDWLKSR, encoded by the coding sequence TTGAGCATCAAAAAACATTCGCAAAAGAAAAAGGAAGAACATGCCGCTCGAACCCCTGACAAATCCGGCAACGATCTTCTAACAACCCCTGTAAAACACTACAACCACCGTCAGGTATCAAACACCGCTGAACTAATAGAATCATTCCAGGGAACAGCCTTCCAGAGCCGAAACCTCGCACGCTGCCTAGACGTAATGCTAGACATGCTGCAAGACAAAGACCGCCCAACAGTATTCCTAGCGCTCGCAGGCGCAATGGTCCCAGGCGGACTACGCCAAACCATACGCGACATGATAGACATCAACATCGTAGATGTCTTAGTCTCCACAGGCGCAAACCTATACCACGATCTGCATGAAGCAATGGGTTTCCACCACTACCTCGCCCAAACAGAGGTACCGGATGTCGAGCTGGCCAAGATGCGTATCGATAGAATCTTTGACGTATACGCCTCAGACCGCGAGTTCAACCACTCCGACCTCTTCATTAAAAAATTCGCCGACTCACTCAACCCTAGACGCTACTCCACCCGAGAATTCCTATACCTGCTCGGCTCAAAGCTCAAAGACGAAAACTCCGTGCTCAAAACCGCTGCGAAGAAGAACGTACCAGTCTTCTGCCCAGCAATAGCTGACTCATCGATTGGAATGTCCCTCACTTGGCACACCCAAGAACGACGTGACGCTGGACGTGAACCTATAGTGATAGACACTATTCAAGACAACCTTGAAATTTTGAAGGTAAAGATGGCGGCGAAGAAAACCGCTGCGATCCACATCGGAGGCGGAGTACCAAAGAACTATATCCAGCAAATCACCCCAATGGCAGGAATAATGGGCTTAGAAACACCGCCGCATGCCTACGGCATCGCAATCACCACAGACGACCCGAAGTGGGGTGGACTTTCAGGCTGCACCTTCAAAGAAAGCCAATCCTGGGGCAAATACACTGGTGACGCTCACTTCTCCACAGTCTACATGGATGCCACAATCGGTCTACCTCTACTCTTCAAAGCCGCAGTCGAAAGGAAAGCAACCTGGTACAACCGCGAGCCGCTGCAAATAGACTGGTTAAAAAGCAGGTAA